The following are from one region of the Natrinema sp. HArc-T2 genome:
- a CDS encoding DUF555 domain-containing protein, translating into MNCRVVVEAAVPVFDVETEDEAIRIAISKTGEMLNPDLNYVEINMGERTSPSGEELPPAFIAADEALVALELEMTVFNVEREEHASRIARKEIGQRLENIPLEVTAVDVIEEEETTDTEATDESTDTESTDDTEETADDDEILPEFEDLVE; encoded by the coding sequence ATGAATTGCAGGGTCGTCGTTGAAGCTGCCGTGCCGGTCTTCGACGTTGAAACGGAGGACGAGGCGATCCGGATCGCTATCTCGAAGACGGGAGAGATGTTGAACCCTGATCTAAACTACGTCGAGATCAACATGGGCGAGCGCACCTCACCATCCGGAGAGGAGCTCCCACCTGCGTTTATCGCCGCCGACGAAGCGCTCGTCGCACTCGAACTCGAGATGACCGTCTTCAACGTCGAACGTGAGGAACACGCCTCACGGATCGCACGAAAGGAGATCGGCCAACGACTCGAAAACATCCCACTCGAGGTGACGGCGGTCGACGTCATCGAAGAGGAGGAGACGACTGACACGGAGGCGACTGACGAGTCGACGGACACGGAGTCAACCGACGACACCGAGGAGACAGCAGACGACGACGAGATCCTTCCCGAGTTCGAGGACCTCGTCGAATAG
- a CDS encoding DNA-3-methyladenine glycosylase: METGTILIDELAGGFDLYRTLESGQSYLWRRSDGEMYGGTPAPDAWYTTVVGSNDTGDGDVIRVRARDDRLEWESTTDAEPTVRQLLRLDDDLEEIVAAGPDDPLLREAYEAHRGMRLVADPAFGCLISFICSAQMRVGRIHTMVTTLAREYGSTVVFDGETYHAFPTPEQLATATEAELRDLGLGYRAPYVVRTAEMVAHGEAHPEAARDLEYEDAREYLTRFVGVGDKVADCVLLFSLGFDEAVPLDTWIKSAVEEYYPECDRGSYADTSRALRDRLGGEYAGYTQTYVFHHLRTGD; encoded by the coding sequence ATGGAAACGGGGACGATTCTGATCGACGAACTGGCGGGTGGGTTCGATCTATACCGAACGCTCGAGAGCGGCCAGTCGTACCTCTGGCGGCGCTCGGACGGCGAGATGTACGGCGGCACGCCGGCACCTGACGCATGGTATACGACGGTCGTCGGCTCGAACGACACGGGAGACGGCGACGTGATCCGTGTGCGGGCCCGCGACGACCGCCTCGAGTGGGAGTCGACGACCGACGCCGAGCCAACCGTCCGACAGTTGTTACGTCTCGACGACGACCTCGAGGAAATCGTCGCAGCTGGGCCGGACGATCCGCTGCTCCGCGAGGCCTACGAGGCCCACCGTGGGATGCGACTCGTCGCTGATCCGGCCTTCGGCTGTCTCATCTCGTTTATTTGCTCGGCCCAGATGCGCGTCGGACGGATTCACACGATGGTCACGACGCTGGCCCGCGAGTATGGCAGTACGGTCGTTTTTGACGGCGAGACCTATCACGCGTTCCCGACACCCGAACAGCTCGCGACTGCGACCGAGGCCGAACTCCGTGACCTCGGACTGGGCTATCGCGCCCCCTACGTCGTCCGGACGGCAGAAATGGTTGCACACGGAGAGGCTCATCCGGAAGCTGCGCGGGACCTTGAGTACGAGGACGCACGCGAGTACCTGACGCGGTTCGTCGGCGTCGGTGACAAGGTGGCTGACTGCGTCCTGTTGTTTTCGCTTGGCTTCGACGAGGCGGTCCCGCTCGACACCTGGATCAAATCGGCGGTCGAGGAGTACTATCCCGAGTGCGATCGCGGTTCGTACGCCGATACCTCACGGGCGCTTCGCGACCGGCTCGGTGGTGAATACGCCGGCTACACCCAGACGTACGTCTTCCATCATCTCCGAACCGGGGACTGA
- a CDS encoding DUF3784 domain-containing protein — translation MATASVVTLLATAGFVGILGVLIKYAGMVQLIAGYDPDRVTDEEGLAAFVGTNVLYVAALLLLVAVVEATAPDRADPVWIAFVAGVGLLTIRMIRGARRYEKDE, via the coding sequence ATGGCCACCGCGTCGGTCGTTACCCTCCTCGCGACCGCGGGATTCGTCGGTATCCTGGGTGTCCTGATCAAGTACGCCGGGATGGTGCAGTTGATCGCGGGCTACGATCCGGATCGCGTCACCGACGAAGAAGGGCTCGCCGCGTTCGTCGGAACGAACGTCCTGTACGTCGCAGCGCTTCTCTTGCTCGTCGCGGTCGTCGAGGCAACGGCCCCCGACAGAGCCGATCCGGTCTGGATCGCGTTCGTCGCCGGTGTTGGACTGCTCACTATCCGCATGATCCGTGGTGCTCGCCGCTACGAAAAAGACGAATAA
- a CDS encoding acylphosphatase: MAERTRAHVFVSGTVQGVYYRANTRDTAREKGVDGWVKNLDDGRVEAVFEGSKRRVESMIEWCHEGSPAAEVDAVEAEYEEPQGEDDFEIRY, from the coding sequence ATGGCAGAACGGACCCGCGCACACGTGTTCGTCTCCGGAACCGTCCAGGGAGTCTACTATCGCGCGAATACTCGCGATACCGCCCGCGAGAAGGGCGTCGACGGCTGGGTGAAAAATCTCGATGACGGGCGCGTCGAGGCAGTTTTCGAAGGCTCCAAAAGGAGGGTCGAGTCGATGATCGAGTGGTGTCACGAGGGCAGCCCCGCAGCCGAGGTCGACGCCGTCGAAGCCGAGTACGAGGAGCCACAGGGCGAGGACGACTTCGAGATCCGCTACTGA
- a CDS encoding cob(I)yrinic acid a,c-diamide adenosyltransferase yields the protein MSDDRTADADAPIEHTPGQGRTPEAERIEPAAPEEFGLVQVWWGDGKGKTTATLGMGVRAAGHGYRVHMLQFMKGGASSVDAVRGEYNAIAALPGISYENLGHYGWHGMADGSDEADHEAEAQAGLERAHELLEAADEAALEEPIALDAEPEAGMHMLILDEVLYAADRGLLSEDDVHGLIDAKPDSLELVLSGSHTEPSYLAERADLITNVRKVKHPIDDGQRARRGTEF from the coding sequence ATGAGCGACGACCGGACAGCCGACGCTGACGCACCGATCGAGCACACGCCAGGACAGGGACGGACACCAGAAGCCGAGCGGATCGAACCAGCCGCACCAGAGGAATTCGGCCTCGTCCAAGTGTGGTGGGGTGACGGCAAGGGGAAGACGACCGCGACGCTCGGCATGGGCGTGCGCGCCGCCGGCCACGGCTACCGCGTCCACATGCTCCAGTTCATGAAAGGCGGTGCCTCGAGCGTCGACGCGGTCCGTGGCGAGTACAACGCGATCGCCGCCCTTCCCGGGATTAGCTACGAAAACCTCGGCCACTACGGCTGGCACGGGATGGCCGACGGCAGCGACGAGGCCGACCACGAGGCCGAAGCCCAAGCCGGCCTCGAGCGCGCGCACGAATTGCTCGAGGCAGCCGACGAGGCCGCCCTCGAGGAGCCGATCGCCCTCGACGCGGAGCCGGAGGCGGGGATGCACATGCTGATCCTCGATGAGGTGCTCTACGCTGCGGATCGCGGGCTCCTCTCCGAGGACGACGTTCACGGACTCATCGACGCGAAGCCGGACAGTCTCGAACTGGTGCTGTCGGGCAGCCACACCGAGCCCTCGTATCTCGCGGAGCGCGCGGACCTGATCACGAACGTGCGGAAGGTGAAACATCCCATCGACGACGGACAGCGAGCGCGACGCGGCACCGAGTTCTGA
- a CDS encoding helix-turn-helix domain-containing protein, translating to MTLEASAPDETACLERVVTALDDTGCREIIAVLETPKTVPEIAAAAELPLSTTYRKLDRLTDAGLASETVGVRQGRHHKSRYVVDFDRITIGLDDEGTFRIDVDRSSDQLLGSWPNAGRTL from the coding sequence ATGACTCTCGAGGCTTCTGCCCCCGACGAAACAGCCTGTCTCGAGCGTGTCGTTACCGCACTGGACGATACCGGCTGCCGAGAGATCATCGCGGTTCTCGAGACACCGAAAACCGTCCCTGAGATCGCAGCGGCGGCAGAGCTCCCGCTGTCGACGACCTACCGGAAACTCGATCGGCTGACCGACGCCGGCCTCGCCAGCGAAACCGTCGGCGTTCGGCAGGGTCGTCATCACAAGTCGCGATACGTAGTCGATTTCGATCGAATCACGATCGGTCTCGACGACGAGGGGACGTTTCGCATCGACGTCGACCGCTCGAGCGATCAATTGCTGGGCAGCTGGCCGAACGCCGGCCGGACGTTGTGA
- a CDS encoding FAD-dependent oxidoreductase encodes MESHPDVLVIGGGATGTGIARDLALRGVDVTLVERDGLAAGTSGRSHGLLHSGARYAEADGPEARECLEENRILRRIAGECIRETRGLFVQLAGDDPAYFDAKRAACDDVGIPTDVIDGATAREAVPNLTADVERAMWVPDGVVVPSRLVAANAVDAREHGAHIHTHAPVTSMTVDRGRVTSVTLGGDADETIHPRYVVNAAGPHAGHVAAMAGVTVEMRPTRGVMISVEYDGLEPVLNRCRDPDDGDIVVPHDGQVVLGTTSVPVDDPDDYERADWELERTIDECAAMLPPVADAEHVRTWWGVRPLYEPEEAAHGGRGISRGFHLLEHADEGVENCCSIVGGKLTTYRAMAEATADLVCDRLGVDIDCRTAETDLPGASDPERLDAFVEEFDGQGPTEADIVDPN; translated from the coding sequence ATGGAGAGTCACCCGGACGTCCTCGTTATCGGCGGCGGCGCGACCGGAACGGGAATCGCCAGAGACCTCGCACTGCGGGGCGTCGACGTCACGCTCGTCGAACGAGACGGACTCGCAGCCGGCACCTCGGGCCGCTCGCACGGCTTGCTCCACAGCGGCGCTCGCTACGCCGAGGCCGACGGCCCGGAGGCCAGGGAGTGTCTCGAGGAAAACCGCATCCTCCGTAGGATCGCCGGAGAGTGTATCCGGGAAACGCGAGGTCTGTTCGTCCAACTCGCCGGCGACGACCCGGCGTACTTCGACGCAAAGCGCGCCGCCTGCGACGACGTGGGAATTCCGACCGACGTGATCGACGGCGCGACCGCTCGCGAGGCAGTCCCGAACCTCACAGCCGACGTCGAACGGGCGATGTGGGTCCCGGACGGCGTCGTCGTTCCGTCCCGTCTGGTTGCCGCCAACGCGGTCGACGCCCGCGAGCACGGCGCTCACATCCATACGCATGCGCCGGTTACGTCGATGACCGTCGACCGCGGGCGAGTGACGAGCGTCACGCTCGGTGGCGACGCAGACGAGACGATCCACCCGCGCTACGTCGTGAACGCGGCTGGCCCTCATGCCGGCCACGTCGCCGCGATGGCGGGAGTTACTGTCGAGATGCGTCCGACCCGTGGTGTCATGATCTCGGTCGAATACGATGGCCTCGAGCCAGTGCTCAATCGCTGTCGCGACCCCGACGACGGCGATATCGTCGTGCCACACGACGGGCAGGTCGTCCTGGGGACGACGAGCGTCCCGGTCGACGATCCGGACGACTACGAGCGGGCCGACTGGGAACTCGAGCGGACGATCGACGAGTGTGCGGCGATGCTCCCGCCGGTCGCCGACGCCGAGCACGTCCGGACGTGGTGGGGCGTGCGACCGCTGTACGAACCCGAGGAAGCCGCCCACGGCGGGCGCGGCATCTCGAGAGGATTTCACTTGCTCGAGCACGCCGACGAGGGCGTCGAGAACTGCTGTAGCATCGTCGGCGGGAAACTGACGACCTACCGGGCGATGGCCGAGGCGACGGCCGATCTGGTCTGTGACCGACTCGGCGTCGACATCGACTGTCGCACGGCGGAGACCGACCTCCCGGGCGCGTCGGACCCCGAGAGGCTCGATGCGTTCGTCGAAGAGTTCGACGGACAGGGACCGACGGAGGCGGACATCGTCGACCCGAACTGA
- a CDS encoding CBS domain-containing protein: MSVGKLGPENVVTISPDSDLEDATETLDEENVGALVVTENNEPVGMLTDRDAALTIHKQDDVGSASIEDIMTEDPATLHEDDGSLAISEAIEEHNVRRFPIVDDNGELAGIATLDDLVAVIGEQLENVAETIETQSPDYSP; encoded by the coding sequence ATGTCTGTTGGCAAACTCGGCCCAGAAAACGTCGTAACGATCAGTCCAGACAGCGATCTCGAGGACGCCACCGAGACGCTGGACGAAGAAAACGTCGGCGCACTCGTCGTAACCGAGAACAACGAACCCGTCGGGATGCTCACCGACCGGGATGCCGCGCTCACGATCCACAAGCAAGACGACGTTGGCTCGGCGTCGATCGAGGACATAATGACCGAGGACCCAGCGACACTCCACGAAGACGACGGGTCCCTCGCCATTTCGGAGGCGATCGAAGAGCACAACGTCCGGCGTTTCCCGATCGTCGACGACAACGGCGAACTGGCGGGCATCGCCACGCTAGACGATCTGGTCGCGGTTATCGGCGAGCAACTCGAGAACGTCGCCGAGACGATCGAGACGCAGTCGCCGGACTACAGTCCATAA
- the msrA gene encoding peptide-methionine (S)-S-oxide reductase MsrA: MERATFGGGCFWCVEAAFEELEGVESVISGYAGGHTEDPGYREVCSGQTGHAEVVQLEYDPDEIAYEDLLEVFFTIHDPTTKDREGPDVGSQYRSAIYAHSDAQLETAEAFAAELEQEGIYDGIVTEIEPLDTFYEAEEYHQNYFEKNPNDAYCRMHAAPKVEKVREKFAENAVVND; encoded by the coding sequence ATGGAACGAGCTACGTTCGGCGGCGGGTGTTTCTGGTGTGTTGAAGCGGCCTTCGAGGAACTCGAGGGCGTCGAATCGGTGATCTCGGGCTATGCCGGCGGTCACACCGAGGATCCAGGTTACCGGGAGGTCTGTTCCGGCCAGACTGGCCACGCAGAGGTCGTCCAACTCGAGTACGACCCCGACGAAATCGCCTACGAGGACTTACTCGAGGTCTTCTTTACGATCCACGACCCGACGACGAAAGACCGCGAGGGGCCGGACGTCGGCTCACAGTACCGGTCGGCGATCTACGCACACAGCGACGCGCAACTCGAGACCGCCGAGGCGTTCGCTGCGGAACTGGAACAGGAAGGAATCTACGACGGGATCGTAACCGAGATCGAGCCGCTGGATACCTTCTACGAGGCCGAGGAGTACCACCAGAACTACTTCGAAAAGAATCCGAACGACGCCTACTGTCGGATGCACGCCGCGCCGAAAGTCGAGAAGGTCCGTGAGAAGTTCGCTGAGAACGCCGTCGTCAACGACTGA
- a CDS encoding enoyl-CoA hydratase/isomerase family protein, with product MSWDTVRLEWDGDVATLTVDRPDALNALNIETIEAMGEALEEAAEEGARALVLTGAGDAFIAGADIKYMQDLSTEEGEQWGALGHDVADALEAFPAPTIAAINGYAFGGGCEMAMACDMRVAAESALIGNTEIDLGIIPGWGGTQRLPRLVGDETARRMLFLGERLDAESAAEVGLVGEVVADDELEDVVTELAERLAAKPSFAMQTIKQAINQTHEGSQESGLAYEKRAFGSLFGTPDQREGMAAFVEDREPDFE from the coding sequence ATGTCTTGGGACACAGTCCGACTCGAGTGGGACGGAGACGTTGCAACGCTGACCGTCGATCGACCCGATGCGCTGAACGCGCTGAACATCGAGACGATCGAAGCGATGGGTGAAGCGCTCGAGGAAGCCGCCGAGGAGGGTGCTCGCGCGCTCGTCCTGACGGGGGCCGGGGACGCGTTCATCGCCGGTGCCGACATCAAGTATATGCAGGACCTCTCTACGGAAGAGGGCGAACAGTGGGGCGCGCTCGGCCACGACGTCGCCGACGCGCTCGAGGCGTTCCCCGCGCCGACGATCGCCGCGATCAACGGCTATGCCTTCGGTGGCGGCTGTGAGATGGCGATGGCCTGCGATATGCGAGTCGCAGCCGAGTCGGCACTGATCGGCAACACCGAGATCGATCTCGGGATCATCCCCGGCTGGGGCGGTACCCAGCGACTGCCGCGACTGGTCGGCGACGAGACCGCGCGTCGGATGCTCTTCCTCGGTGAACGGCTCGATGCCGAGTCGGCTGCCGAGGTGGGGCTCGTCGGTGAGGTCGTCGCCGACGACGAACTCGAGGACGTCGTCACCGAACTAGCCGAGCGACTCGCCGCGAAGCCATCCTTTGCGATGCAGACGATCAAACAGGCGATTAACCAAACGCACGAGGGGTCACAGGAGAGCGGCCTCGCATACGAGAAACGTGCCTTCGGAAGTCTCTTCGGGACGCCTGACCAGCGCGAAGGGATGGCGGCATTCGTCGAAGACCGAGAACCAGATTTCGAATAG